In Colias croceus chromosome 19, ilColCroc2.1, the following are encoded in one genomic region:
- the LOC123700244 gene encoding uncharacterized protein LOC123700244 produces the protein MAATKFSHPFLYGLKPFPEGHDDEIQEIREWMKSQPHLPYISDEFIILFLHSNYYKVKETQDTIECYFTLRYNTPDLFSNRDPLMPKNQVILDIAHMAALPKLTPEGYHILLYRLADTDYSKLCFADAVRVFCMFNDIKLSDDRLSEGYIVIFDMKGCSLGHLTRVTLPALRAFMQYIQGAHPARLKKIHVVHTVSFINQVMCLVKPLIHSNLYNLLNFSSEGPASVVDLEYLPEDYGGPLRPVKDLHEEQRRSMETDYREWLIESEIFKTDEKKRIKKPSRGLFATLTSSFKGLDID, from the exons ATGGCGGCGACGAAGTTTTCGCACCCCTTTTTATATGGATTGAAGCCATTTCCAGAGGGGCATGATGATGAAATCCAAGAGATACGGGAATG GATGAAGAGCCAGCCGCACCTGCCATACATATCAGATGAATTTATTATCCTTTTCCTGCACTCAAACTATTATAAAGTAAAGGAAACCCAGGACACAATTGAATGCTACTTCACTTTACGCTACAATACCCCAGACCTTTTCTCGAATCGGGACCCATTGATGCCAAAAAATCAAGTGATTTTGGATATTGC GCATATGGCCGCGCTTCCCAAATTGACACCCGAGGGATACCACATCCTCCTATACAGGCTGGCAGACACAGATTATAGCAAATTGTGCTTCGCAGACGCGGTACGGGTGTTCTGCATGTTTAATGACATAAAGCTGTCTGACGATAGACTCTCTGAGGGATATATTGTTATCTTTGACATGAAGGGATGCAGTTTGGGACATCTGACGAGAGTTACGCTGCCTGCGCTTCGCGCTTTTATGCAATATATTCAA GGCGCCCATCCAGCTCGTCTAAAGAAGATTCACGTGGTGCATACCGTATCTTTCATCAACCAAGTGATGTGTCTGGTCAAACCGCTAATTCACTCTAACCTCTACAACCTTCTGAACTTCTCGTCTGAAGGACCAGCGTCTGTTGTTGACCTAGAATACCTGCCAGAAGACTATGGTGGTCCTTTACGACCTGTAAAGGATCTACATGAGGAACAGAGAAGGAGCATGGAAACCGACTACAGGGAGTGGCTTATTGAATCTGAGATATTCAAAACAGACGAAAAGAAGCGAATCAAGAAACCAAGCAGAGGACTGTTCGCAACTTTGACTAGTAGTTTTAAGGGTCTGGATATCGATTAA